The following proteins are co-located in the Proteiniborus ethanoligenes genome:
- a CDS encoding transposase: KTTRMSKRGSKLLRYALINAAWNVSLNNKTFNDYFMLKKSQGNNHYAALGHVAHKLVRVIFKILKDNVAFNLD, translated from the coding sequence CAAGACCACTAGAATGTCAAAGAGAGGTTCAAAATTACTTCGTTATGCCTTAATTAACGCTGCTTGGAATGTTTCACTTAACAACAAAACATTCAATGATTACTTTATGCTTAAAAAGTCTCAAGGTAACAACCATTATGCAGCTCTTGGTCATGTTGCTCATAAGTTGGTACGTGTTATCTTCAAAATTCTTAAAGATAATGTCGCTTTTAATTTAGACTAA
- a CDS encoding Crp/Fnr family transcriptional regulator translates to MTVIEYLKKVPIFEGMRYEELEKLERITKERAYKKGSVIIVEGEKGEDVFIIRTGKVKIFKTTNEGREIILDIKGKSKMFAEVTLFSEGKNPATVVAIEDSVILSINNNELEEIIKQNPDMALNIIRVLSKRLKESQSRIKNMASNDTYIRTAQVLIKLTEKYGVELDNGTIELKLNITREELASLAGTSRETVSRALSQFRKEKAIKISGRQILILDKNKLISWYNG, encoded by the coding sequence ATGACTGTGATTGAATATTTGAAAAAAGTTCCCATATTTGAGGGGATGAGATATGAAGAACTAGAAAAGCTTGAAAGAATAACAAAAGAAAGAGCATATAAAAAGGGTAGTGTAATTATTGTAGAAGGTGAAAAAGGGGAAGATGTATTTATTATAAGAACTGGTAAAGTTAAAATATTTAAAACTACTAATGAAGGGAGAGAAATAATACTAGACATTAAAGGGAAATCTAAAATGTTTGCAGAAGTAACATTATTTAGTGAGGGTAAAAATCCAGCTACAGTAGTAGCCATTGAAGATAGTGTAATTCTAAGTATAAATAATAATGAGCTAGAAGAAATAATAAAGCAAAATCCAGATATGGCATTGAATATTATTAGAGTTTTAAGTAAAAGATTGAAAGAATCACAATCAAGAATTAAAAACATGGCTTCAAATGATACATATATTAGAACTGCACAAGTACTAATAAAATTAACAGAGAAATATGGTGTTGAACTAGATAATGGAACTATTGAGTTAAAATTAAATATTACTAGAGAAGAATTGGCTAGTCTAGCTGGTACATCTAGAGAAACTGTAAGCAGAGCACTAAGTCAATTTAGGAAGGAAAAAGCTATAAAAATATCTGGCCGACAAATCTTAATTTTAGACAAAAACAAACTAATCTCTTGGTATAATGGGTGA
- a CDS encoding DUF4177 domain-containing protein has product MKKFEYKVENIKAFGVTSLVLTKEHENKFNSLGEEGWELVTLNSLNNPRNLIAVFKREISGGK; this is encoded by the coding sequence TTGAAAAAATTTGAATATAAAGTTGAAAACATAAAAGCATTTGGTGTAACTTCACTAGTATTGACTAAAGAACATGAAAACAAATTCAATTCTTTAGGCGAGGAAGGCTGGGAACTAGTAACATTGAATTCACTTAACAATCCTAGAAACTTAATAGCAGTCTTTAAAAGAGAAATAAGTGGGGGAAAATAA
- a CDS encoding AAA family ATPase encodes MEIKKISEIASKVRSNIQKVIVGKDTVIDLILTSIISSGHVLLEDVPGLGKTMLARSLARSVDCDYKRIQFTPDLLPSDILGLNYFNQKTGEFQLKEGPIMSQIVLADEINRATPRTQSSLLEAMEEHQVSIDGTTYRLKEPFFVIATQNPIETSGTFPLPEAQLDRFFMKLSMGYPKFDDEFEILMRFKDKDPMKQIGAVITPEEIIEARQSYSRVYVDKEIAEYILKIVRATRDNDEIELGISPRGSLALFKASQAYAAINGRDYVLPDDVKLLTKPVFTHRIILNSHAEIKGRTIDDVLDHIILKINVPVEKNSNI; translated from the coding sequence ATGGAGATTAAGAAAATTAGTGAGATAGCTTCAAAGGTTAGAAGCAATATTCAAAAGGTAATAGTAGGTAAAGATACTGTTATTGATTTAATATTGACATCAATAATAAGTTCAGGGCATGTATTACTAGAGGATGTGCCTGGACTAGGGAAAACAATGTTAGCAAGATCTTTAGCGAGGTCTGTTGATTGTGATTATAAAAGAATACAGTTTACTCCTGATTTGCTGCCTTCAGATATTTTAGGATTAAATTATTTTAACCAAAAAACAGGTGAATTTCAACTTAAAGAAGGTCCTATTATGAGTCAGATTGTATTGGCAGATGAAATTAACAGAGCTACTCCAAGGACACAATCAAGCTTGTTAGAAGCCATGGAGGAGCATCAAGTTAGTATTGATGGAACAACCTACAGGCTCAAGGAGCCTTTTTTTGTGATAGCTACACAAAATCCTATTGAAACATCAGGCACCTTTCCTTTACCAGAAGCACAACTCGATAGATTTTTTATGAAGCTTTCAATGGGATATCCTAAGTTTGATGATGAGTTTGAAATACTTATGAGATTCAAAGACAAGGATCCAATGAAGCAAATAGGTGCTGTAATTACTCCAGAAGAAATAATAGAAGCAAGACAATCCTACTCAAGGGTTTACGTAGATAAAGAGATAGCTGAGTATATTTTAAAAATAGTTAGAGCAACAAGAGATAATGATGAAATAGAATTAGGAATAAGTCCAAGGGGAAGCTTAGCACTATTTAAGGCCTCACAGGCCTATGCTGCTATCAATGGCAGGGACTATGTATTGCCAGACGATGTAAAGTTGCTTACGAAGCCAGTGTTTACTCATAGAATAATTTTAAACTCCCACGCAGAAATAAAAGGTAGAACCATAGATGATGTATTAGATCATATTATTTTGAAAATTAATGTTCCTGTAGAAAAAAATAGTAATATATAG
- a CDS encoding DUF58 domain-containing protein: protein MGITITILILLIVSSAILNRWERISLKNFEYKRYLDKERVLIKEPVRLTTEMTNHKLLFLPWIEVNANIPKEIIFKNQRVVSHANKNENIYSVVTSLLSYQRIKRHYTIYCSKRGYYSFSNVRLSIGDLFGFAVANKDIHYPMSLIVYPEVKPLRQLLVPFKSIQGEVSVRRWISPDNIAVIGAREYTSDDSFNTIDWKATARTNTLHVKKLDYTADPSMLLLLNVQTNDIYWQDVDGDIIEKGVDIAASITQKAIDEKVDVGFSSNAFFYGDKREIFIKPKNSRNQKMIIFDALAKTSYLPIDNFTNYLEKNIRLIDKNSVIIIITSHISKDLIKKTNHMIKCGYCIKLILLKDSLNTEGLSKEVDIAFSYNYERNIK, encoded by the coding sequence ATGGGTATAACAATAACCATACTTATTCTTCTTATAGTTTCGTCGGCAATTTTAAATAGATGGGAAAGAATATCATTAAAAAATTTTGAATATAAAAGATATCTTGATAAAGAAAGGGTTCTAATTAAAGAACCAGTTAGACTTACTACTGAGATGACAAATCATAAGCTTCTTTTTCTTCCTTGGATAGAAGTAAATGCTAATATCCCTAAGGAAATTATATTTAAAAACCAAAGAGTAGTTTCTCATGCAAATAAAAACGAAAATATTTATAGTGTAGTAACATCATTATTAAGCTATCAAAGAATAAAGAGACATTATACTATCTATTGTTCAAAACGTGGATATTACTCTTTTAGTAACGTAAGATTATCCATTGGAGATTTATTTGGATTTGCAGTTGCCAATAAGGATATTCATTATCCTATGAGCTTAATTGTTTATCCTGAAGTCAAGCCGCTTAGACAGTTACTAGTTCCGTTTAAAAGCATACAAGGAGAGGTATCAGTTAGACGCTGGATAAGCCCTGACAATATAGCTGTAATTGGGGCAAGAGAATATACATCAGATGATAGCTTCAATACTATAGATTGGAAGGCCACTGCTAGGACGAATACATTACATGTAAAAAAACTTGACTATACAGCTGACCCATCTATGCTCCTTTTATTGAATGTACAAACAAACGATATATATTGGCAAGATGTGGATGGTGATATTATTGAAAAAGGAGTAGATATTGCTGCTTCAATTACTCAAAAAGCAATTGATGAAAAGGTTGATGTAGGTTTTTCTTCAAACGCATTCTTTTATGGAGATAAGAGAGAGATTTTTATTAAACCGAAAAACAGTAGAAATCAAAAGATGATTATATTTGATGCATTAGCTAAGACCTCATATTTACCTATTGATAATTTTACGAATTATTTAGAAAAAAACATAAGACTCATAGATAAAAATAGTGTAATTATAATTATAACATCTCATATATCTAAAGACTTAATAAAGAAAACAAATCACATGATAAAATGTGGGTATTGCATAAAGCTAATATTATTAAAGGATTCTTTAAATACAGAAGGGTTATCTAAAGAAGTAGATATTGCTTTCAGCTATAATTATGAAAGAAATATTAAATAA
- a CDS encoding DUF4129 domain-containing protein, with the protein MYTKLSNLFNLIVKGLFETAVILNTGVLFSYFFLNVDSHLAISKIIIFSLVNYLCVYGLNIYVFKEMGISNRNKLSISVAAIGLSLISSIITADEIVVIHIIIYFTIYLFVWYRGLISITEKTDLTSAKSSFILNTVIFVSMIIFLNIFAGDSITTQRIKMYFILYIGAALSYFARVNLENAYNKRNINSLNKMKNIKIIKIISTSIILIILLFTLTGFFGIWNKILGSNIVISMGNIILKAIEVILYPIVWLIMKLAESVFKRGDFAGFPILNAPEGAEKAEDTAAEILSPGTQAFINTLFNIAKWAVLIIIMYLIIRKMIKAINRKDFLEDEEEDEEREFILTPDEVRKKVKDTLNKLATNISGLFSKNKENNRGIPVIRSIYLDIVLILEEKGYKLLSYLTPKEYLSTLENTKYINAGMKDLTQAYNDFRYGGKEPTDEKVKELIDIKRAIYELSKEKQNEKD; encoded by the coding sequence ATGTACACTAAGCTCAGCAATTTATTCAATTTAATAGTTAAAGGCTTGTTTGAGACTGCTGTAATATTAAATACAGGAGTTTTATTCTCTTACTTTTTTTTAAATGTAGATAGCCATTTAGCAATCAGCAAAATTATTATTTTTTCTTTAGTTAATTATTTATGTGTATATGGATTAAATATTTATGTGTTCAAGGAAATGGGGATTTCAAACAGAAATAAACTATCTATATCAGTAGCTGCAATAGGATTATCCTTAATAAGCTCTATTATTACAGCTGATGAAATAGTAGTTATTCATATAATTATATATTTTACAATCTATTTGTTCGTTTGGTATAGAGGCTTAATCAGTATTACAGAAAAAACAGATTTAACTTCTGCAAAAAGTAGCTTTATATTAAACACAGTAATATTTGTAAGTATGATTATATTTTTAAATATATTTGCTGGGGATAGCATTACTACACAAAGAATAAAAATGTATTTCATACTTTATATAGGGGCAGCTTTATCTTATTTTGCTAGAGTTAATCTTGAAAATGCATATAATAAGAGAAATATTAATTCCTTAAATAAAATGAAAAATATAAAAATTATTAAAATAATCTCAACATCGATTATTTTAATAATCTTATTATTTACTTTAACTGGATTCTTTGGTATTTGGAATAAGATACTAGGCAGTAATATTGTAATAAGCATGGGCAATATAATATTAAAAGCCATAGAAGTAATACTATATCCTATAGTATGGCTTATTATGAAATTAGCTGAAAGTGTATTCAAAAGAGGTGATTTTGCTGGATTCCCTATATTAAATGCACCCGAAGGAGCAGAAAAAGCAGAAGATACTGCAGCGGAAATATTGTCTCCAGGGACTCAAGCTTTTATTAATACCTTATTCAATATAGCTAAATGGGCAGTTTTAATAATAATTATGTATCTAATCATTAGAAAAATGATAAAGGCTATAAACAGAAAAGATTTCCTTGAAGATGAAGAGGAAGATGAGGAAAGAGAATTTATCCTTACACCTGATGAGGTTAGAAAAAAAGTAAAAGATACGTTAAACAAATTAGCTACAAATATATCAGGTCTATTTTCAAAGAATAAAGAAAATAACAGAGGAATACCGGTAATTAGGAGCATTTATCTAGACATAGTATTGATTCTTGAAGAAAAAGGCTATAAATTACTAAGCTACCTTACTCCTAAGGAATATTTATCTACCCTTGAAAATACTAAGTATATAAATGCAGGAATGAAGGATTTAACCCAAGCATACAATGATTTTAGGTATGGAGGCAAGGAACCTACAGACGAAAAAGTCAAAGAACTTATAGATATAAAACGGGCTATATATGAATTAAGCAAAGAGAAACAAAATGAAAAAGACTAA
- the arcA gene encoding arginine deiminase, with protein sequence MSESRKLLNVYSEIGRLKTVLLHRPGKELENLVPDYLERLLFDDIPYLDLARREHDNFAELLRGNGVEVLYLEDLATESIMDSNTRECFIEDFLDEGNVVGIGTREVLKEYFEKFNNKELIDKLMAGVRKSEISKLINRSLVDLVDTNYPFVLDPMPNLYFTRDPFATIGNGIALNRMKTHVRNRETIFANYIFQNHPRFKNANVPTWFDRKENSPLEGGDILVLNSKVIAVGISARTDAAAIEKFAEKILYSDQPFETVLAFDIPKKRAFMHLDTVFTMVDFGKFTIHPEVEGSLTVYAITRSDRFYGELFIEKEESTLQNILQKYLEVDKITLIRCAGGNAIDAAREQWSDGSNTLAIAPGEVIVYARNYVTNKLLEEHGITTHVISCSELSRGRGGPRCMSMPLIREDL encoded by the coding sequence GTGTCGGAAAGTAGAAAACTTCTAAATGTGTATTCAGAAATAGGGAGATTAAAAACAGTGCTACTGCATCGCCCAGGTAAGGAGCTAGAAAATCTTGTTCCAGACTATTTAGAAAGATTATTATTTGACGATATTCCTTATCTAGACCTAGCTAGGAGAGAGCATGATAATTTTGCTGAATTGCTTAGAGGCAACGGTGTTGAGGTCTTGTATTTAGAAGACTTAGCTACGGAATCTATTATGGATTCTAATACGAGAGAATGTTTTATTGAGGATTTTTTAGACGAAGGTAATGTAGTTGGAATAGGTACAAGAGAAGTATTGAAAGAGTACTTTGAAAAATTCAATAATAAGGAATTAATTGATAAGCTAATGGCTGGAGTTAGAAAAAGTGAAATCTCCAAGCTAATCAATAGGTCCTTAGTGGATTTAGTAGACACAAATTACCCTTTCGTATTGGATCCTATGCCAAATCTATATTTTACTAGAGATCCTTTTGCTACAATAGGTAATGGAATAGCACTAAATCGTATGAAAACTCATGTTAGAAATAGAGAAACTATATTTGCTAATTATATTTTCCAAAATCATCCTAGATTTAAAAATGCTAATGTCCCTACCTGGTTTGATAGAAAAGAAAATTCACCTCTTGAAGGAGGAGATATACTAGTATTAAATTCCAAGGTTATAGCAGTAGGTATTTCTGCTAGAACAGATGCCGCTGCTATAGAGAAATTTGCAGAAAAAATTCTATATTCAGATCAGCCCTTTGAAACTGTTCTTGCCTTTGATATTCCAAAGAAAAGAGCTTTTATGCATCTTGATACAGTATTTACAATGGTAGATTTTGGTAAATTTACTATACACCCTGAGGTTGAAGGTAGTCTTACGGTTTATGCAATAACTAGAAGTGATAGATTCTACGGTGAACTATTTATTGAAAAGGAAGAATCAACTCTACAAAATATATTACAAAAATATCTTGAGGTTGATAAGATTACTTTAATTCGATGTGCTGGAGGAAATGCCATAGATGCAGCTAGGGAGCAGTGGAGTGATGGCTCTAATACATTAGCTATAGCCCCTGGGGAAGTTATTGTATATGCTAGAAATTATGTTACAAATAAACTATTGGAAGAACATGGGATAACAACTCATGTAATATCTTGTTCAGAGCTATCTAGAGGACGTGGTGGTCCAAGATGTATGAGTATGCCTTTAATTAGGGAAGATTTATAA
- the argF gene encoding ornithine carbamoyltransferase → MPFNLKGRHFLTLRDFTPKEIEYLIDLSSELKRLKYAGIRPKNLEGKNIALIFEKPSTRTRCAFTVAAVDEGAHAEYLGKGDIQLGKKESVADTARVLGRMFDGIEFRGFKHETVEELAEYAGVPVWNGLTDKYHPTQILADFLTIKEHKGYLKGIKFAYVGDGRNNMANSLMIGGAKMGMDLRIVSPKELFPEDEIVNAAREIAKETGGSITITDSIDEGVKAVDVIYTDVWVSMGEEEYFEERIKLLKSYQVNMDMLKKADEDVLFLHCLPAFHDLKTSVGQEVYEKYGLTEMEVTNEVFESKHSVVFDEAENRVHTIKAVMVATLGK, encoded by the coding sequence ATGCCATTTAATTTAAAGGGACGACATTTTTTAACCCTTAGAGATTTTACACCTAAAGAAATAGAATATTTAATTGATTTATCTTCTGAATTGAAAAGATTAAAGTACGCGGGGATAAGACCAAAAAATTTGGAGGGAAAAAATATCGCTCTAATATTTGAAAAACCTTCTACAAGAACTAGATGTGCTTTTACTGTAGCTGCAGTAGATGAAGGGGCACATGCTGAATATCTAGGAAAAGGAGATATTCAACTAGGAAAAAAAGAATCGGTAGCAGACACTGCAAGGGTTTTAGGGAGAATGTTTGATGGAATAGAGTTTAGAGGCTTTAAACATGAAACAGTAGAAGAATTAGCAGAGTATGCAGGAGTACCCGTGTGGAATGGCTTGACAGATAAATATCATCCAACTCAGATATTAGCAGATTTTTTAACTATAAAAGAGCATAAGGGATACCTAAAAGGCATTAAGTTTGCATATGTGGGTGATGGAAGAAACAATATGGCTAATTCTCTTATGATTGGCGGGGCTAAAATGGGAATGGATCTAAGAATAGTATCTCCAAAGGAACTATTCCCAGAAGATGAAATCGTAAATGCTGCTAGGGAAATTGCTAAAGAAACAGGAGGATCTATAACTATTACAGATTCTATTGATGAAGGGGTAAAAGCTGTAGATGTAATATATACAGATGTGTGGGTATCAATGGGAGAAGAAGAGTACTTTGAAGAGAGAATAAAACTTCTAAAGTCATATCAAGTTAATATGGACATGCTAAAGAAAGCTGATGAAGATGTATTGTTTTTACATTGCTTGCCAGCATTCCATGACTTGAAAACCTCTGTTGGGCAAGAAGTTTATGAAAAATACGGACTTACTGAAATGGAAGTTACAAATGAAGTATTTGAAAGTAAGCACTCTGTAGTGTTTGATGAGGCGGAAAACAGAGTACATACTATAAAAGCTGTAATGGTAGCTACCTTAGGAAAATAA
- a CDS encoding DNA internalization-related competence protein ComEC/Rec2, protein MKRLFLVLLIPFIIGIYISYCVEVDITSISIIVVLLVAGLTMSIITNRAYSLVLLFLFFFIGMLMTEKSLDKNLIGFTDKSITLEGTIENRSIINEEKSIYIVKVINLYSDKSVYEIKDEKVLINYYNKGTLAIGDKIRAKGVLLLPRENTNPRLFNYRLYLQTKDIHAILNTDSNSLITISKGELNRGDILRRNFHTRIIDILDNVLSEKNSSLMKSVLLGDKSFLDDDTQSRLRDLGISHILAVSGLHIGIIYLFVSGILRLLGLHKKISVCFALILVWTYGFLIYFPTSVLRTLIMFSLLSLSTLIYRRSDSINTLSFAAIVLLFFRPLWIFDIGFQLSFISTASILIFTPRIKDLLSIYNKRIAKLLSPLIAVQIGIFPILAHHFNTYALLSIFSNLILIPIFSISLILCFILIPIHLISIEITVALGSLLNLTLNLQDFIINILDKVPFMNLLLPSSGVISILSYYLLFLVSLRIINIRLFPSKINKIVFNYLIFVLLISMAFIIVSNETVLEFIDVGQGDSCLVRTKNEVFLIDTGGSVFGDFDVGEMILVPYLIKKGINKIDAVFITHFHEDHSKGMIPLMKNIKIDNIFIGYENLGSDIFNEISYLAGIYNISVYKILENDMIHFDENNIIKVLNPSYDMTINNIQNENDLSLVLLLESHKKKILFTGDIEKDIEYKMVNNHYIDNVDIIKVPHHGSKTSSTLELISLARPSYAVIQVGKNNFGHPADEIIERYESFGTSILRNDKNGLITFILSKNNIEIKTFIKDKSTLNDIIVNYRDRILYLCLYIFGLIISCIIYKNSNDSRNTLLEE, encoded by the coding sequence ATGAAGAGATTATTTCTTGTACTACTTATTCCTTTTATTATAGGTATATATATTTCATATTGTGTAGAAGTGGATATTACATCAATATCAATTATTGTTGTTTTACTTGTTGCTGGCTTAACCATGTCTATTATTACAAATAGAGCATATTCTTTAGTCTTATTATTCTTATTTTTCTTCATTGGAATGCTAATGACTGAGAAAAGCTTAGATAAGAATCTAATAGGCTTTACTGATAAAAGCATCACATTGGAGGGAACTATAGAAAATAGGAGCATAATTAACGAAGAAAAAAGCATATACATTGTTAAAGTAATCAATCTATATAGTGATAAGAGCGTATATGAAATAAAAGATGAAAAAGTATTGATTAATTATTACAATAAAGGAACATTAGCTATTGGAGATAAAATAAGAGCTAAGGGCGTACTTTTACTACCTAGAGAGAATACAAATCCTAGGCTGTTTAACTATAGGTTATATTTGCAAACAAAAGACATTCATGCCATTCTTAATACTGATAGCAACTCGTTAATTACTATATCAAAAGGTGAATTAAATAGAGGGGATATATTAAGACGAAATTTTCATACTAGAATCATAGATATTTTAGATAATGTTCTTAGTGAAAAAAATAGTAGCTTGATGAAGTCGGTATTATTAGGTGATAAAAGCTTTTTAGATGACGATACCCAAAGTAGACTTAGAGATTTAGGAATTTCACATATTTTAGCTGTTTCTGGACTTCATATAGGAATTATATATTTGTTTGTATCTGGTATACTTAGGCTTTTAGGCCTTCATAAAAAAATTTCTGTTTGCTTTGCTTTGATATTAGTATGGACATATGGATTCTTAATCTATTTTCCCACATCGGTTTTAAGGACATTAATAATGTTTAGTCTTTTATCCTTATCCACCTTAATCTATAGGAGAAGTGACTCTATCAACACACTTTCATTTGCGGCTATAGTTTTATTATTTTTTAGACCCTTATGGATATTTGACATAGGTTTTCAGTTATCTTTTATCTCTACTGCTTCTATTCTAATATTTACTCCAAGAATTAAAGACTTATTATCCATATACAATAAGAGGATAGCTAAGCTATTATCTCCGTTAATAGCAGTACAAATAGGAATATTTCCTATATTAGCACATCATTTCAATACATATGCATTATTGTCCATTTTTTCAAATCTTATATTGATACCCATATTTTCAATATCACTTATATTATGCTTCATACTAATCCCTATACATCTTATATCCATAGAAATAACTGTGGCTCTGGGGAGTTTATTGAATCTAACCTTAAACCTACAGGATTTCATAATTAATATATTGGACAAGGTTCCATTTATGAATTTGCTCTTGCCATCATCAGGAGTCATATCTATTTTATCCTATTATTTATTGTTTCTTGTTTCCTTGAGAATTATAAATATAAGATTATTTCCATCTAAAATAAATAAGATAGTTTTCAATTATTTAATTTTCGTCCTGCTAATAAGTATGGCATTTATCATAGTTTCAAATGAAACAGTATTAGAGTTTATAGATGTAGGACAAGGTGACAGTTGTCTAGTTAGGACTAAAAATGAGGTGTTTTTAATTGATACAGGAGGTTCAGTCTTTGGAGATTTTGATGTAGGAGAAATGATATTAGTACCCTATCTAATTAAGAAAGGTATTAACAAAATTGATGCAGTATTCATAACACATTTTCATGAGGATCATTCTAAAGGTATGATACCATTGATGAAAAATATAAAAATAGATAATATATTTATTGGATATGAAAATCTGGGAAGTGACATATTTAATGAAATCAGTTATTTAGCTGGAATATATAATATAAGTGTATATAAAATATTAGAAAATGATATGATTCATTTCGATGAAAACAATATTATTAAGGTTTTAAATCCTTCTTATGATATGACAATAAATAATATACAAAATGAAAATGATTTATCCTTGGTCTTACTTCTGGAATCACATAAAAAAAAGATACTATTTACAGGTGATATTGAAAAGGATATAGAATATAAAATGGTTAACAATCATTATATTGATAATGTAGATATTATTAAGGTACCTCATCATGGCAGCAAAACATCTTCTACTTTAGAGCTGATAAGCTTAGCAAGACCATCATATGCAGTAATACAAGTAGGCAAAAATAATTTTGGACATCCGGCTGATGAAATAATCGAAAGATATGAAAGCTTTGGAACGAGTATTTTAAGAAATGACAAAAATGGTTTAATAACTTTTATATTAAGTAAAAACAATATAGAAATAAAAACATTTATTAAGGACAAATCCACATTAAATGATATAATTGTAAATTATAGAGACAGAATATTATATCTATGCTTATATATATTTGGGTTAATAATTTCATGTATTATATATAAAAATAGCAATGATTCCAGAAATACACTATTGGAAGAGTAA
- the holA gene encoding DNA polymerase III subunit delta — translation MSYKNVLKDIKDDNLKNLYLLFGSEMYLKDYILSNIKKKYIDEAFESLNYIHIDGKEANAASIINACETLPFMADKKIVVVEELTLLTSKKEESRLDEDELCKYLENINISTCLIFISSELKIDNRKKIIKIINKQGNIVELSKLKDLDLTKWTQSIFSKNKKNISMGNIQYFLQQVGYYDNNSERTLYDLENEINKICSYLGSENTVEKEDIEKVLVKSLQNDIFALVDALGQKKSDIALSIFNDMVLDNEPIPRIFPMIIRQLRLLVITKLCEEKGYGQGDISKKVGLPLFVTKKLILQTRNFTLNNLHKGIKVALDVDRSIKTGKMEGKLAIEMFITEFSS, via the coding sequence ATGAGCTATAAAAATGTACTGAAGGATATCAAAGATGATAATTTGAAAAATTTATACTTACTATTTGGTAGTGAAATGTATCTAAAAGATTATATTTTATCTAATATCAAAAAAAAATATATAGATGAAGCATTTGAATCCTTAAATTATATACATATTGATGGAAAAGAAGCTAATGCAGCTTCAATAATTAATGCCTGTGAAACTTTACCATTTATGGCAGATAAAAAAATAGTTGTTGTAGAAGAGCTTACTTTATTAACCTCAAAAAAAGAAGAATCACGACTAGATGAGGATGAGCTGTGTAAATATTTAGAAAACATAAATATTTCTACGTGCTTAATTTTTATATCAAGTGAATTGAAAATAGATAACAGAAAAAAAATAATTAAGATCATAAATAAACAAGGGAATATAGTTGAATTATCTAAACTAAAAGATTTAGACCTAACTAAATGGACTCAAAGCATTTTTTCTAAGAACAAAAAAAATATTTCAATGGGGAATATACAATATTTTTTACAGCAGGTGGGATACTACGATAATAATAGTGAGAGGACATTATACGATTTAGAAAATGAGATAAATAAAATATGTAGCTATTTAGGAAGCGAAAATACAGTAGAAAAAGAAGATATTGAAAAAGTTTTAGTTAAATCTCTCCAAAACGACATATTTGCTTTGGTAGACGCACTGGGTCAGAAAAAATCAGATATTGCTTTGTCTATATTTAATGACATGGTTTTAGATAATGAGCCTATCCCAAGAATATTTCCTATGATAATCAGACAGCTTAGACTTCTTGTTATTACAAAACTCTGTGAAGAAAAGGGCTATGGTCAGGGAGATATATCAAAAAAAGTTGGTTTACCTCTTTTTGTAACTAAGAAGCTAATACTTCAAACTAGAAATTTCACCTTAAACAATCTCCATAAAGGGATTAAAGTAGCTCTTGATGTAGATAGATCTATAAAGACAGGAAAGATGGAAGGAAAATTAGCAATAGAAATGTTTATAACAGAATTTAGTTCTTAG
- the rpsT gene encoding 30S ribosomal protein S20, with product MANIKSAKKRIEVIKVKTALNKARKSEIKTYITKFNKALENGDIDSAKALLKIVEKKLSRASAKNTIHKNAAARKVSRLAKRLNQAV from the coding sequence TTGGCAAATATTAAATCAGCTAAAAAGAGAATTGAAGTTATCAAGGTAAAGACTGCTTTAAATAAGGCTAGAAAGTCTGAAATTAAAACATATATTACTAAATTCAACAAGGCCCTAGAAAACGGAGACATCGATTCAGCTAAAGCTTTACTTAAAATAGTAGAAAAGAAGCTTTCAAGAGCTTCTGCAAAAAATACTATTCATAAAAATGCAGCTGCTAGAAAAGTAAGTCGTCTAGCAAAAAGATTAAATCAAGCTGTCTAA